The DNA region AGAAAGGCTTATCCTGCGTCCTTTCACGGAAAGCGATGCAGCCGATGTACTGGAATACCTGAGAGAGCCTGCGGTCAACTGCTTTGCTTCTATGAAGCTGAACTCTCTCGATGAAGCAGAAGCTGAGATGAAGAACCGCTGCGGAGAAACGGAATACTATTTTGCGATCACTCTGAAAGATACGGGCAAAGTTATCGGTGAGATCGACGCATATCCCGAAACCGGAGAACAGCACTCCGATGAAAACGATCCGAAGGACACGTTCTCTCCGTGCTGGATGCTGAATAAGGGATATCAAGGCAAGGGCTATGCCTATGAAGCAGCTTACGCTTTCTTTGACTATCTTTTCAAAGATAAAGGGGCAAGGCGTATCTATGCCTATACCGAGGACTACAACACATCAAGTCAGCATCTCTGTGAAAAGCTCGGTATGCGGCGTGAGGGCTTGTTCTTGGAGTTTATCTCATTCGTGAATAATTCCGACGGTACTCCTCGCTATGAGAATACCTATCAGTATGCTATTTTGAAGAAAGAATGGGATAAGCAAAATGTATAAGTTTATCGGATTTGTAAAAGCTGATTACAGATACGACTATGAACCGCTGCCTGACAACGCAAGACTAATGGCGGATAGATCAACAACGATAACTATAATTACAGGACTTCTTGGGATAGCAGTTGGATATGTATTGCTTCTTGTGAAGCAGTATATTCTAAACGGCGGAGAAGCTGTATTAAATAAGCCCTTCATATTATTTGGTGCTGTATTGGGAGCTTTGTTTTTACTGCTTCATGAGTTCCTTCATCTGATACCGTACCCTAAGAACAGCACCAAAATAATATCTATAAAAGGTGGAACACCGAGTGCTTTCTGTTCGGCAGCCGTCAGCAAAGGTGCATTTATTGTTTCAAGCCTTTTGCCTGTTCTGCTCGGAATAATACCATTGATACTGTTTATGTTTCTACCTTCAACATATCAGGTAATAAACACCATTCTTTGGACAATGGGAACAATAGGACTTGCTTCTCCTGCTAATGATTACGCCGATGTTCTCAGATGTTTGCGAAGTGTACCGTATAAATGCAAAATACAAAGCGGTAAAGGTAGATTTTACTATTTTGGAGAGAATACTAAAAAATAGGATTTCTCTTAATCAACTTTGACCCCACTGGAGTCAAAGTTCCCCATAAAGAAAGGACGGCTCGCCTGAACCGTCCTTTTTAGTGGTTATAGTATTATCGAAAATACGTTTTTTAGAATTTCCGTTTTTGCCTTGGCTTTTATTTCTTCATCTTTTATGATCTCGCCGCCGTTAAACTCCTGAAAATGTCCGTCCCATATCCGCATATTACTGTGATCGGTAAATATAGATACCTTCTCAAACTTGTTTATCCCCGAAAGAGGGTGAATATCACAAAAGGTACAGGGCATTATGAAGTCTATATCAAGCTGTGGTTCTTCTGTAAAGCCATACAGTCTGCGCCAATCTTTATTTCTGAGCTTCTGCCACAATATCCAGCCGAAGAAATCGTCTTTTTCAAAGCGGTACTCCGAGATGCTGTCGCTTTGAACAAGCCCTTCTGCAAGCAAAAGAGGCTTTCTTGAACATTCGGAATTAACGCCAACATCGGTCAGGTATCTTTCCCCGTCTATCGTGACGGTCATCACTCTGTGAGTGCGCTGATGTATCTCGCCTTCGGGAATAATGTATCTGCTGAGATGGCTTCTTACATCAAATCCGATGCTTTTCAAAAGCCACGCATACAGCCCGTTCAGCTCAAAACAGATACCGCCTCTGTGTTCGGTTATCAGCTTGCGATACAATTCCTTATGATTGAGTGAAGTAAGCCTGTGTTCAAGGCTGTCATAGTTTTCATAAGGAATGTGAGTAAGATGAGATATTTGCAGTA from Ruminococcus sp. HUN007 includes:
- a CDS encoding GNAT family N-acetyltransferase; protein product: MIIETERLILRPFTESDAADVLEYLREPAVNCFASMKLNSLDEAEAEMKNRCGETEYYFAITLKDTGKVIGEIDAYPETGEQHSDENDPKDTFSPCWMLNKGYQGKGYAYEAAYAFFDYLFKDKGARRIYAYTEDYNTSSQHLCEKLGMRREGLFLEFISFVNNSDGTPRYENTYQYAILKKEWDKQNV
- a CDS encoding DUF3267 domain-containing protein codes for the protein MYKFIGFVKADYRYDYEPLPDNARLMADRSTTITIITGLLGIAVGYVLLLVKQYILNGGEAVLNKPFILFGAVLGALFLLLHEFLHLIPYPKNSTKIISIKGGTPSAFCSAAVSKGAFIVSSLLPVLLGIIPLILFMFLPSTYQVINTILWTMGTIGLASPANDYADVLRCLRSVPYKCKIQSGKGRFYYFGENTKK
- a CDS encoding arylamine N-acetyltransferase, producing the protein MSDTEIEYSIDNAPMTDDEIMGYMKRIGINNVLTADLKSLSILQISHLTHIPYENYDSLEHRLTSLNHKELYRKLITEHRGGICFELNGLYAWLLKSIGFDVRSHLSRYIIPEGEIHQRTHRVMTVTIDGERYLTDVGVNSECSRKPLLLAEGLVQSDSISEYRFEKDDFFGWILWQKLRNKDWRRLYGFTEEPQLDIDFIMPCTFCDIHPLSGINKFEKVSIFTDHSNMRIWDGHFQEFNGGEIIKDEEIKAKAKTEILKNVFSIIL